Within the Salvia hispanica cultivar TCC Black 2014 chromosome 4, UniMelb_Shisp_WGS_1.0, whole genome shotgun sequence genome, the region TCAGACCGGAACAAGGTGCAGTGTTGCTCTTAAAGCACTTTGCAAAAAGAAAGGGCTACACGTTGAGGTTCGTGCTGTGCATACCAACAACTATTGCTCCTAAAATCATTTATATTTACAGCACCGAAGGAGTTTTAGAAACGATGGTGTACATAACAACTTAGATTGTCTAACTACTTGCCGTTTTGTAGGGTGCAAATCTAATTGGAGTTGACAGCCTTGGCATGGATGTTAGAGTGTATTCAGGAACAGAAGTACGGACACATCGTTTCTCCTTCAAAACCCGGGTCAGTGTCCCATGAGGCAACTCTTATGAACAGATAGATCAAATTACCCCATTGCAACGACATTGATTTTCTCCGTTTCATTTTGTGTAGGCGACTTCAGAGTGTGCTGCAGATAAACAGATTCAGCAGCTCTTGTTTCCGAGGGCGAGGCGAAAAAAGCTAAAGACTCTAGATAAACCTAGAGATGATCCATATTAATACATGGtagtacttatttatttttagttttcaattttgaggCTGGAATAAAGCTGATGCAAAAGcttattaattaacatattttggTTTGAGAGTCTATGTAATCTTAATTCTTGTTGCTTATGCTTGTACAATTTTCTTGGATACTAATCTCAATAATGATGTACATACACTGACAtgatacaaaataaaatgtctgAGTTGAATTGTTTTTACTCCAATTTGGTAATAGTGTGCacttcattcatattttctaAGTTTGGTTTTGAAAGAGGTGTTAGGAATGttaaatcagaaaataaattgttgaatttgatttatttattgagacAGTGTTTAATCGCGTACAAATGATGAttataacaaacaaaatttaataggACATTGATGGCCGCCCGACACGGGTCATGTGGAGGTGCGAGGACAGGCGGTGGCGAGAAAGACGCACGGCCCATGCACGAGCCCGAGAAGAGGCACGACCCATGCGCCGATCCGGGTACGGGGCAGAGGTTCGACAAGTTAAAGTActaaaattgagtttgaaatgAAGGAATTTGGAGATATCTGTTGACATGGATTTTGTGAGAGAAACAAAGAGAAACTATGATTAGTTTACATGATTACATCAATAcaaatattactttttttattagcaacttgatattttttaatttggaattagttaagtcttatttttatcaaaatggTTTTAActcatcaaattttatttccgtATTTTCTTCTTATACCAGTTTTATCAACTGTTGTATATCTTCGCATTcacttattctatttagcaAAATTTATCTCACAAGAGTCTGCTTGagtgaatgataaaatttataaaactgaAAGAGATTCAAATAGAATTGatcaaatgaaatataattaatacaatcggtaaagttaaaattaaattaatactataatttatagagTTGATCTAACTAGTGTACAATTCAAAAACacaactacaaataaaataaatataatatctatttatttttcttttaaaaacaAGTGAAAGTctaggaaaaaaattgatatagaaaaaaacaacaggaaaaaaacttcattaacattagagagagatgatattgagaaaaaaagagaataaagtggaaaggGGAATGAGAAAATATACGTTATGCCTAAAAAATCCATCAAATACAATAcaatcttaaaatatttacacatACGAATATGTCCTCGTTAAATCGAcctaattaagttaatttgtgCAGAAATTTCAACTTAAACACCAACGGCAATTGGCTTAAAAACATTACATAGTGATCAAATTAATTCATCTATCGAAGACAAATAATTAGGAATCGTAATCTACTTTCCTTCAACAATAGCATGCtctatcaatttcaaataGATGCATTTAAGAATAACTATACTTATCATAATTCTCCTCCCTTATGAAACCCATGATTTCTCCCTACTTTTCGACTCCGTACCGCCTTCACCGGTCGTGGAACTCGAACTACCATAGCCATGTCCAGCTTTCGAGCTCCCAACTGCGTCTCTGTTTTCCGAGCAACCTGCACCAGCCTCCTCGTCCGCCACCTCAGCAGTATTTTGATCGATTTTATCGCCCCTGTGATGGCAATGGAAAAGGAGTGATTATAGCAACTAATTAGCTcaaaacacataaaattaacataGTCTAATCCACCACATGATTTTCCCAATCGTTCGTACGTATTCTCGCCTAATCTATCACTCGCCCTTCGGGGAATACCAAAACTATAGATAAACGTGTCCATTCAAAACGAGATTCAAGTCCAAAAACACGTCTATGCAGATACAAATGTAGCCAATGCCTTTTGACAGAAGACGAGCTGAGTCAAGTCAAAATAACTGTTTAGTTGAAAAGATCGCCCCTACTTCCGGAGACGCTTAAGTTCAGCTTCATATTCATGCTAATAGTGATCACCGGTAATAGGATTGCACAACATCAACTAgcaaatgaagtaaaaacggCTAGGATAGCTTTTCGTGCGTTTGATTTTAGACTCGTATTAATATAACTGAGCAAATGCAGGGCAACGAGAGAGATAAGTTAAAtgagtgagagagaaaaacacACCCTGAATATACGATGAGGCCAAACGTGACAGCAGCAAAGGCTACAAAGTACATCCAATCGACCTAGAGGggaaaaaatggatttcaaaataaaatcacaggGAGCAGAATGAGTGTAATAATCAGTGTTCTTTTCTCGATCATTATGTTCTTCCACACCTTTTCCTGGTAGGCGAAGATACGAATCAGAACCGCCCACATATCGGAGGTTAGGAGTGACAAATTAAGCATTGTTGATCCACTTATCTGCGTATTATAAGTTGGAAGAGAATGATTCATCAGAAATATTATATACCAGATTATTTCAAAGATGAGGCGATAGGAAGTTCGAGATCGGAGACTGTTTTAACCGTCCATACAGACTTACCTAATAGTAAACCATATTACCTTTAGTAAGATGGGGACTCCAgagtaaaacagaaacatcGCAACGGAGAATCCAACAAAAGGAAACGTCTGTAACCGAAAAAAAGCAATGCTATTAGTTTGATTTAGATTGGAAATTATTGCTTATTATAGCAGTAGCACGAGGATCGCCAAATCATATAAAACCACAAAGAGAGCttatttagtttatgtttATCAAAGGAgacaaatcaaaacaaaaataactttcgATCCGACTTAAAACGAGGTAATAGATATTCAAGCAACTTATTTTCATTAGCAATCATCAGCTATCCCTGAAAGGAAATTGATGgcaagagagaaagagagacgGAGACAGAGAGATAGGGAGGGGATTGAGAGAAGTACCGCTCCTGCTGTCCAGTGAATAGATCGGAGTTCATCACGTTCGAGTATGACACTGCAGCACATTGTCAAGGAAATTGCAGTAAAAACCAGTACTTAGAAGCTCTGAAATAAAGAACTGCAATGGatggaaataataatacattTGGATCGCACTGATAATTGCACCAAAAAACCCCAAGAAAGCCATAAGCTCGACCCTGTCGGcacttttaacaaaatattccTGCATACAACAATGATACAAGAATTTAACCTCCACAAACAAAGAAAGATCTGAGAATATCAACTGAAGAATCACAAATTGGCAGCTGAAAacagtaaaataaagtgaagaGATATAGCaaaatacaaaagagaagaaataggacagaaaaaaatgaattctaTAACGATTTGAGGATTGAAGAGTTAGACAAACAACAAACTTTGTTTACCTGAGaaggaaaggaaaaggaaacACATTTACGAATAAGAGTCTTCTGAATCCCAGACGGGTCCAAAAGAGCATAAAAATAGATTGTTCTCGACAGTTACGTACCTCACCAACATTAGTTACACCGTAAAGTGTGGCCCCAGCAAGAACAAGCAGATCGCCCTTGATAGGGTTGCTACCACCTAAACAACAATAAGCATATCATCACAGTTCGAAAGGGCTAAGCAAAGATGAGAGAGATAAGCACATGTATAGAAAATACAACTTACTTGATCTATCTGCAGAATGAACATCTGAGAAAACAACCACTACGAGACCAGCAACACATATTACGACACCCGCCAACTTCTTGAATCTGTACTTCGTCTTCAAAAAGAACCAGGTGAGGAATAGGACACATGGGATCGTCCAACAGTCCAGCAGCATAACGCTTGTAATCGACGTATACTGATATGCCTTCACCACTGTGACGCCAAAAGTTACTTAGTTTATTCTTCAGTAAGCATGAATTAGGATTATATGCATCCATTATATTCAAGGAAAACAGAAAAGGATGTGTGTGTATATCCACTCCCAACCTAACAATGTGGCATCCGAGGATGTTCTGAAGGCAGTCAAAGCACTTAAGATCGTTATGTTGTTTTATGTCTAGTCTTGAAACATATCTCAAACGACAAACACATGTTTGATGGATACTTACCGAGAAAATTGGCTTCCACATCAACTGCTCCGAGCAAGATGTAGTAGTACCATTTTGCCTGCTTATAGAAAAGAGTCCGGAAAACATGTAAGacattgaaattttacactacATAACCACAATGCAAACATGTTGGAAACAACCATACATTTCTAAAAAAGTCAATAACTCTTGGAAATTTTTACAGCAAGAACAACACACACATCATTAATAACAAAGCTGAAAGAGCAATTGATAAACGAAATGTAACTATCTCTATATAGAACACTAAAAGCCTAAGAGTAACTGACCTTGAGAGCTTGCCTTCTATAGAGCATAATGCTCCCATACACCAAAGCCAAAAGCACATAGTTGAGGAAAGACTGAGAAGTTGGAGCATTAATTCCTAGTTGGAGAAATCGGATTTATTAGCCAAATCAAAAAATGTTTCCAAATACAGCTAAAagtaacaatttttaaatatccaTGATGCTAAAGAAAAGCAGCTAATACCTAGGAAATGGATCTAATTCAAGCCCACAACATGAAACCAAGAAATCTCAGAAGAAAACAACAGAATCGATGGAGATGGAAAAACTATGATTatctttaaaatgaaaaataaaaaaagggggaGAGACAGGAAGCAACCTTTTTTGGCAAGTTCGGAAGATGAGAATCCGGTGGAGGTCACCAAAAGAGAAAGCAACTGTCCTAATCCAAGTCCCACCAGTGTATTCTTTGTCCAAAAATCATCCAAATTAACCACCATTTTCTTATGTAAAATTGTggattttatgaaattttctcAAAAGGTGAAGTAATTGCTTCACATAAGAAAGAGCGATTGGTTCTGAGCAAAGCACTAAAAATTGGCTCAGAACCATTAACAACTGATATTCACATAGCTCGATTACATATACTTATATAGAATTAGATGCAATGATTGGTTTCAGCATTGATAAAATTCATGTGGAAAAACTGAACGGCTGTCACAAATTCCCAGATGCCTACTGCTCTAAGCAGtcaattctaaaaataattacaatttcgaaaatggaaaaagttccAAACCagaaagttttgatttttaaactGCTTATGTACTGTAATTTCGTAATAATTGAAATAGGGATTCAAAGATTCTTGTTTTACTTGTTCTACCGTTAATTAGGCTGGATTTGGAATACGAATAAGTAAAGGAGGTTTAACAAACATTGGGTCCAGCTCGAGATGCCCAATGTTTACTGTTCGAGCGGTTAACGGCTGACCGGAACCGTGAGTTTTTAATAGAACTGAAATCATCACTTTTGGAACCGTGGTTCGTTTCAGGTTTTAAAATTCCAGAACCAAAACATGTTGGGATCGCCGGTTTCGGACGGTTCCAGACCGGAATTGTGAAAAACCGCCGGATAACCGTGCAACATGAGCCggaaccaaaaaaaaacaccgGAAACCAATGattcggaaccgtgaaaaccctaaaaaaCTGCCGGAAAACTGACCGTTCCGAAACAAAACCGTAACCGCCAAACACTCTCGCAGTTCGGTTCCGATTTGACAATTTCCAAGACTAAAACCAATGGTTCTAAACCGTAACTGCCGGTTCCGAAAGTGTAGGCATCTAGGTCCAGCtcatactattttattatcaaaacGGCATTTGAGTTTCTTGTGAAGACACAATTTTGGAAAAAGACAGCCAACTACTTTTTCATGGAACAAATTCATCTTTTCACTATTATTCATAATAGATCAATATTCTCTTTGAAAGGGATTTTAGAACAATATTGGTGTTAATAATAGCATCCACAACTGGAAAATAAGCAAATTGTCTCgtcccttttttttatttctttattagagtcctacatatttattatcaactttttaaaaataatttagataaaaatcCCTTCAACCCATAAAGAGTAATTTTGtccatttcaaatataattatcagAATTGAAATACTAATAAAGTTATTGTATGGATAATATTTATGACGTTGGAAATTTTTaagttcaagattttaatgacaTTCGTTATTGTTCgagttagtaaaataaaattagaaagaaaatagtggcattattttataatggaGTCAAAAAGCAGAGAGGCCTTCCACCACTACAAGCCGCATAATGTGGACCTTTTTAGGGGTTGTggctttttttatttacctcttttttagttttatttatgttttatgctTCTAACACTTGACATACATCGAACCAAATCGTATTATTTAGCATCACAAACAACACTTTATCCTAAATTTGTTCATCTTTGACTTACCTTAATTAACAACATCTTATAGTGGGTGCctagattttttctttttttatttgattaaatgcTACTGTTAGGCACATTAATATCCTGCACTTTCATGCCTTTGAATGGAAActattatatgtattttaaagtccatattcatatatgttcaagtcaaaatggaaaatactAATTAAGTGTTCAATTAGTTGGCACAGAATAATACTAAATAGTAATACTGCTATATCACTCATCCATCATACTTAAGTTTAAATCAAAAACTCCAGTATACAAATAACAAATCATTGAAGTCTGTAATTGTAGATATTCCATCATAAATGAGGATTTTTTCTAActcgaaaaataaaaataaaaaactagacAATTTCTCAAgcaatatattaataatttcaaactataaGAAACAAAAGTATGTATAATTTGATGAATATGAGTGAAGAAAGTGAGAGAAATATCTGACCTTTCTTAGCCAATTCAGAAGATGCAAATCCAGTGGCAGTGataagaagagagagaagctGTCCCAATCCAAGGGCTCTTAAAAATGCATTCTTCCTCCAAATCTTGTCCAAATTCTCCTTTATACCtctcattttactttcttgtttttctcttcaatCGTCGTTATTAGATCAAATCATCATCTCTCACTTCTCAAGAATGCTggaagagaagaaagagagacAGAACTATAAACCTTGAAAACATCTACTAATATGATTTCAAAGAGAAATGTTAAATGAATAGTATATTATTCTATAGTTGAAAGTGATTGGAAGTTGACAATGTATTTTCGTTTTGTCAATCGGCAAACTAAAAAATTCgcttatataattaaatattaaccAAATCCGTTCACTTAAAAATTCAGATTAGCTAGGAAGTTTAATTAGCAATATCCTCctttacaataatttttttggttgtgTATATgaaatactcatattttagttatgtaatACGTTCACATGTTGTTAATTTTGGAATAATCCATTCATTATTAACTTCTTTAGACATAGTtgtaatttattcttttgcttatgattattgttattgttggATGAAAACAACAGCCTCACCAACCACCGCAATGCTCATTTTTCACACCTCTATTTTTTcgtgttatttttatttatttatttttgaggCGATAAACATAATAATCTTGATGTTTTATATTGAAGCAACCCCAGAGTCtgagtactagtataattgaatagagagaaaaatcatTAAGAACATATGCATAGAGGCATTGAGTataatatgtataattatGGATGTAAGATACTTTGAGATAATTGATAGTGACTGGAAAGTTGACCATGAATCGGATCGGTATACAGATTTATTAAAATGGAATACAATGACAAAgtgaacaaaaatattacGTATGTTACATGAAAACGGAaccaaaagaataaattaattaagcaatTTTATCAGGTGATGtaatcataataatttataggtttatattttaaataataggGAGTAGTAACTAATAACTTGATTTGGACACAAAATCTATAAATGTTGGTCCCTAGTCCCTATTGATtccaaaaacaataatttttagaCTAAAATATGTCCATCGGCCAAGTTTGATTGGACACCGattttaatactctctccgtcccaaaaaaatatcacttCCTTGTTTAAAAATGATCACTTCCTTAAACAGCacgaaattttatactccctccgtcccNNNNNNNNNNNNNNNNNNNNNNNNNNNNNNNNNNNNNNNNNNNNNNNNNNNNNNNNNNNNNNNNNNNNNNNNNNNNNNNNNNNNNNNNNNNNNNNNNNNNATAGGCCAATAATTTCTTGGTTCTCTGCATCATCTATCCCCGTCTTTCACAAATATAGacgaaaataattaattggttCACATCATCTATCCCATTCCTTCAGTCGTGTTACTCGTTTATGTGTGAGACACAAGGATTGTGATTGCTacaataattgtttttattactccatatatacaAAGAGAAGTcacgaataataaaaaaaaaaaaggtaaatcaTAGTCGTACAATGAATAAAGTTTGAATCTAATTAACCGTTGGTCGCTAGGAGTATGTCAGCAATTAGCTTAGGAATTGCATGTGTTCAAATTAAGAttaatttcagaaaaaaaaggtGACACTAAAGGAacaaaaattactccctccatttcgtagaaatagtccatattcatttatggaaacctttttctccttctttttcctttatcATTTATCGACCCCACGATcaactacacaatttcaactactttttcttctctcttactttaccaattacacattaaaactcgtgtcaatcctaaattacctatttctatgggacggagggagtattttatatttgtctataaaaagaaaaatacaatatcaGCTTTTCGAATATTTAAAGGTGCAACTACCCATCGAATCCAATTTTAGTCTGTACGTGACAGCCGACAGGTTGTGCATTGGCTATTTGCTATTGATAGTGTTAGATGTACTCTAAACAATTTTCCAAATTTGGCAAATATAGTAAGAAAAATGacgaaatttgaatttattcgaATTGATTTTATAACGGAAATTTTTTTAGGTGAAATTATGTACTCCGTATAATATGACCGTCGGGAAACCATACATTTAATGATATGGGatgtttttttcattaataatgcTACATTTACCTTCTATGTTTATATCTCTTATACAAGAAATGTTATGCTACGCGACTGATTTGGGCGACTGATGAGCGCCATTCCACGTTAGACAACTGTTTACTTCTTTTGcatatattatcaatattaaattatcttaCTTCTCTGCTTCGTCAACACCGCTCCactcctttttatttttttttaattgtgaaaGAAACTCATCTTCAGAATCTCTCTCCACCATTCTTTTACAAAATTGAACTCTATACGCAATTTTATCCTTCCATTGTTTTGACTgcgttttcaaaaatttttgcatAAAAGTCAGAGATAGGTATCTAAGAAAGCTCACCAATTTTCGATGTTCAGGCTACaatttcaattgaaattttatctcAAAAGGTGAAAAAATGGCAAATAGACAAACTTTCGTTGAATTTTACTTCCCCTAAATGAGCTGCAAAAATCACTCTTCATTCTTGCGGAATTCCAACCTTTCTTATCAATTCTTAAACCACAATTCATCGTTCTTTCTAAAAGGTCACAAATACTTGGAAATTTTCCTTCCTTAATCATCACCAACCACTACTCTTATTTCTTCACAAGAGTCAACGATGCTTCCACAATTCCAACTCTCCCAAATTTAGAATTCCACGTCGACCACTAGACTTATCCccaaatatcaaaatcttcaaatttcgaaaacaaaaaaggaTCAGAATGTGGGGAGATGGAAGAAAAGCTTAAAATTTGCAGAGCATCCAAAACgatgaagaaaattaaaacatttttggagagtgaaattaattgaaatgatTAAAACTttcaatgaaattattaaattggggTAGCAAATATCGAGAAGTTGGGGAAGGAATACATACATTATTGAAGGGAAGGAATACGGAATTCTTATTTCATAGTGAAAAAAACGAAGTTgcaatttatatatgtgaaaatgatatagagaaaagggaagaagaaaataacgAGAGCTGGAGcttcattttgtaaaaatgaatgAGGGAGAGAGATTATGAGCGGTGTTCACGGAGGGAGAGAGgttgatgagagagaaatgtatagataaaaaaagaatctTCAGACGTGGATTGGAAGCGCTCATCCGTCGCGCAAATTCAATCGCGCAGCATATCATTACTCTCTCTTATACTTCATCGATTTTGCATTATTCTCATACAGATTCagtattttggaaaattataaaaataaaactgaaattgaattcagatttattattttatgctaATCGTCCTTTTCAAtgttttcatttctctttctttttatatttttgaggTAAAATTTGTAAGTTTATAATAACTGACACTTTAGccaaaatttatcttttactaCTACACTTGCCGGAGCATGTGGAGACAGAAAAGTTAGGTTAACTGTACTTTCTACAAAAAGagagtataaatatattagtatactTACATGTAACATATATATTGtccttgattttatttgttttaaaaaaattcttttaaatttttcgtgacattttttctatttaagaGGCTGATATTCAGACAGaaaaaaacatcaagaaaATGGCTACCAAACCAGGAATGCTTACCGATTGGCCATGGAAGCCTCTTGGAAGTTTAAAGGTACTCTAGTCTGTTTGTCATCACGTACAACTCTTATGTTTATCGTTTTCATCAATCTTAACACAATTTGATTTGTAGTATATAATGTTGGCTCCATGGGCAATGCATTCTGTAGCAAAAGCCAAAAATGGGTTGGAGTTGGACTACTTTAATCTCCTGATCCTCCCATTTCTGCTCTCAAGAGCTCTCCACAACCAGATTTGGATATCCTTCTCTCGCCACAGAACTGCTAAAGGCAACAACAAGATCTCTCAAAGACCAATCGAATTCCAACAAGTTGACAGAGAGACCAACTGGTCTGCTccatatattttctttctagtAGGAgtactcacttttttttttttttttttaaatttctttcaaATTGCTAAATGTCTGTTGCATTTAGGGATGATCAAATTCTGTTGAACGGACTTCTCTTCTACTTTTTCAACTCCATACTGCCAGCCTCCTCTTCCTTGCCGGCGTGGAGGACTGACGGCGTCGTTATAACTGCATTGCTCCATGCCGGCCCCATCGAGTTCCTCTACTACTGGCTGCACAGAGCTCTGCACCACCATTATCTCTACTCTAGATACCATTCTCACCACCACTCCTCCATCGTCACCGAGCCCATTTCATGTAAGCAAATTAtggtgtttttgttttgtgttttgtggGGGTGAGAAGTTAACGGCGTTTATGATGATCATGCAGCTGTGATACATCCCTTTGCAGAGCACATAGCCTACTTTATGCTGTTTGGGATTCCACTTTTTGGAACCTTTTTTATGGGCGTGGCTTCCTTGGCTTCTATCTTTGGATAcataacctacattgatttcATGAACAATATGGGGCACTGCAACTTCGAGTTCATCCCTAAATGCCTCTTTTCCGTCTTCCCTCCTCTCAAATACTTCATGTATACGCCTTCGTAAGTATGTTTACTTATGACTGTGTATGGTGTCGTTCAGTTGTCATGTTTACTTGTGACTCTATACGGGGTCGTTCAGTTTCTATGTTTACTTTACTTATGACTATATATGAGATCgtttaattatcttatttaacGAACTGAACGCAATCTATATATTCGATTTTATATGATTGTCATGTCTATCAGGTTCCACTCGCTGCATCACAGTCAGTTCCGGACCAACTATTGTCTCTTCATGCCGCTGTACGACTACATCCATGGCACTGCTGACAGGTCATCCGATGCCCTCTACGAGAGCTCACTCGAGAGGCCACAGGAGATTCCCGACGT harbors:
- the LOC125221920 gene encoding solute carrier family 35 member F1-like isoform X3 encodes the protein MLYRRQALKAKWYYYILLGAVDVEANFLVVKAYQYTSITSVMLLDCWTIPCVLFLTWFFLKTKYRFKKLAGVVICVAGLVVVVFSDVHSADRSSGSNPIKGDLLVLAGATLYGVTNVGEEYFVKSADRVELMAFLGFFGAIISAIQIVILERDELRSIHWTAGATFPFVGFSVAMFLFYSGVPILLKISGSTMLNLSLLTSDMWAVLIRIFAYQEKVDWMYFVAFAAVTFGLIVYSGGDKIDQNTAEVADEEAGAGCSENRDAVGSSKAGHGYGSSSSTTGEGGTESKSREKSWVS
- the LOC125221920 gene encoding solute carrier family 35 member F1-like isoform X2, whose amino-acid sequence is MVVNLDDFWTKNTLVGLGLGQLLSLLVTSTGFSSSELAKKGINAPTSQSFLNYVLLALVYGSIMLYRRQALKAKWYYYILLGAVDVEANFLVVKAYQYTSITSVMLLDCWTIPCVLFLTWFFLKTKYRFKKLAGVVICVAGLVVVVFSDVHSADRSSGSNPIKGDLLVLAGATLYGVTNVGEEYFVKSADRVELMAFLGFFGAIISAIQIVILERDELRSIHWTAGATFPFVGFSVAMFLFYSGVPILLKISGSTMLNLSLLTSDMWAVLIRIFAYQEKVDWMYFVAFAAVTFGLIVYSGGDKIDQNTAEVADEEAGAGCSENRDAVGSSKAGHGYGSSSSTTGEGGTESKSREKSWVS
- the LOC125221920 gene encoding solute carrier family 35 member F1-like isoform X1 gives rise to the protein MRGIKENLDKIWRKNAFLRALGLGQLLSLLITATGFASSELAKKGINAPTSQSFLNYVLLALVYGSIMLYRRQALKAKWYYYILLGAVDVEANFLVVKAYQYTSITSVMLLDCWTIPCVLFLTWFFLKTKYRFKKLAGVVICVAGLVVVVFSDVHSADRSSGSNPIKGDLLVLAGATLYGVTNVGEEYFVKSADRVELMAFLGFFGAIISAIQIVILERDELRSIHWTAGATFPFVGFSVAMFLFYSGVPILLKISGSTMLNLSLLTSDMWAVLIRIFAYQEKVDWMYFVAFAAVTFGLIVYSGGDKIDQNTAEVADEEAGAGCSENRDAVGSSKAGHGYGSSSSTTGEGGTESKSREKSWVS